A single genomic interval of Antechinus flavipes isolate AdamAnt ecotype Samford, QLD, Australia chromosome 1, AdamAnt_v2, whole genome shotgun sequence harbors:
- the CREB3L3 gene encoding cyclic AMP-responsive element-binding protein 3-like protein 3 isoform X2 gives MPGGSGNCDPKFPPVWGKEEENFPEHPLLNGDLASEKFQMASSCPMGSVDSLELLDLLFDPQDGVLWLMELGDSDCAHAEDKQTQLAPESDKFLSSILGGGDSISSSPIWSPAASDSGISEDLPSEPQDSPQCFQAGTSPDGQQKASLPSYCHGGPCPGSIGPEGPRAQQLESSVSIDLEMWNPDGIFQESPDLTGSSPSCILTVKDLLLSSNADLQQGSPSVQRPSIGQSQELVLTEDEKKLLAKEGITLPTQLPLTKYEERVLKKIRRKIRNKQSAQESRKKKKEYIDGLELCMSKCTAQNQELQRKVLHLEKQNLSLMEQLRKLQALMVQTTSKSAQTGTCIAVLLLSFALIIFPSISPFAPNKTEAPGDFMPVRVFSRSLNADAASRVFHAPVPGREELGPRAPSRWSRYPQEPSSPRPLSDAATPGNGTPAQTPEPTSVALLDRMEPSHTKAAGLLEAEEEL, from the exons ATGCCTGGTGGTTCGGGGAATTGTGATCCAAAATTTCCCCCAgtgtggggaaaggaagaagaaaactttcCTGAACATCCCCTGCTGAATGGGGATTTAGCCTCAGAAAAG ttCCAGATGGCCTCTTCTTGCCCCATGGGGTCCGTTGATAGCCTGGAGCTTCTAGACCTTCTCTTTGACCCACAGGATGGGGTCTTGTGGCTCATGGAGCTGGGGGACTCTGACTGTGCCCATGCTGAGGACAAA CAAACCCAGTTGGCTCCAGAATCAGACAAGTTCCTTAGCTCCATCTTAGGAGGTGGGGACTCTATCTCCAGCTCACCGATCTGGTCACCAGCTGCTAGTGACAGTGGGATCTCTGAAGATCTGCCCTCCGAGCCTCAGGACAGTCCACAGTGTTTTCAGGCTGGAACCAGCCCTGATGGCCAACAAAAGGCTTCTCTGCCCTCCTATTGTCATGGTGGCCCCTGCCCTGGCTCCATTGGACCTGAAGGGCCAAGAGCCCAACAGCTAGAGTCATCTGTGTCCATAGATCTGG AAATGTGGAACCCAGACGGCATCTTCCAAGAGAGCCCCGACCTGACAGGTTCGAGTCCATCCTGTATCCTCACAGTCAAGGATTTGCTCCTGTCCAGTAATGCAGACCTG CAGCAGGGCTCTCCAAGTGTGCAGCGGCCCAGCATCGGGCAGAGCCAGGAATTGGTGCTGACTGAGGATGAGAAGAAGCTGCTTGCCAAGGAGGGCATCACTTTGCCCACACAGCTGCCCCTCACCAAG TATGAAGAACGAGTGCTTAAGAAGATccgaaggaaaataagaaataagcaaTCAGCACAAGAGAGccggaaaaaaaagaaagaatacatcGATGGGCTGGAGCTCTG CATGTCGAAGTGCACAGCCCAGAACCAGGAGCTTCAGAGGAAGGTCTTACACTTGGAGAAACAAAACTT GTCTCTCATGGAGCAACTAAGGAAACTCCAGGCCCTCATGGTTCAGACGACCAGCAAATCAGCCCAGACCGGCACCTGTATAGCG GTCCTGCTGCTGTCTTTTGCCCTAATCATCTTCCCTTCCATCAGTCCTTTCGCCCCCAACAAAACTGAGGCACCTGGAGACTTTATGCCAGTCAGAG TATTCTCCAGATCACTGAACGCTGATGCTGCCTCCCGGGTGTTCCACGCTCCAGTCCCAGGCAGGGAGGAGCTAGGACCCCGAGCCCCAAGTCGCTGGAGCCGGTATCCCCAGGAACCCAGCAGCCCAAGGCCTCTGTCTGATGCTGCCACGCCAGGCAATGGGACGCCGGCCCAGACACCAGAGCCTACGTCAGTGGCCCTCTTGGACAGGATGGAGCCCAGCCACACTAAGGCTGCAGGATTGTTAGAGGCCGAGGAGGAGCTCTGA
- the CREB3L3 gene encoding cyclic AMP-responsive element-binding protein 3-like protein 3 isoform X1 has protein sequence MPGGSGNCDPKFPPVWGKEEENFPEHPLLNGDLASEKFQMASSCPMGSVDSLELLDLLFDPQDGVLWLMELGDSDCAHAEDKQTQLAPESDKFLSSILGGGDSISSSPIWSPAASDSGISEDLPSEPQDSPQCFQAGTSPDGQQKASLPSYCHGGPCPGSIGPEGPRAQQLESSVSIDLEMWNPDGIFQESPDLTGSSPSCILTVKDLLLSSNADLQQQGSPSVQRPSIGQSQELVLTEDEKKLLAKEGITLPTQLPLTKYEERVLKKIRRKIRNKQSAQESRKKKKEYIDGLELCMSKCTAQNQELQRKVLHLEKQNLSLMEQLRKLQALMVQTTSKSAQTGTCIAVLLLSFALIIFPSISPFAPNKTEAPGDFMPVRVFSRSLNADAASRVFHAPVPGREELGPRAPSRWSRYPQEPSSPRPLSDAATPGNGTPAQTPEPTSVALLDRMEPSHTKAAGLLEAEEEL, from the exons ATGCCTGGTGGTTCGGGGAATTGTGATCCAAAATTTCCCCCAgtgtggggaaaggaagaagaaaactttcCTGAACATCCCCTGCTGAATGGGGATTTAGCCTCAGAAAAG ttCCAGATGGCCTCTTCTTGCCCCATGGGGTCCGTTGATAGCCTGGAGCTTCTAGACCTTCTCTTTGACCCACAGGATGGGGTCTTGTGGCTCATGGAGCTGGGGGACTCTGACTGTGCCCATGCTGAGGACAAA CAAACCCAGTTGGCTCCAGAATCAGACAAGTTCCTTAGCTCCATCTTAGGAGGTGGGGACTCTATCTCCAGCTCACCGATCTGGTCACCAGCTGCTAGTGACAGTGGGATCTCTGAAGATCTGCCCTCCGAGCCTCAGGACAGTCCACAGTGTTTTCAGGCTGGAACCAGCCCTGATGGCCAACAAAAGGCTTCTCTGCCCTCCTATTGTCATGGTGGCCCCTGCCCTGGCTCCATTGGACCTGAAGGGCCAAGAGCCCAACAGCTAGAGTCATCTGTGTCCATAGATCTGG AAATGTGGAACCCAGACGGCATCTTCCAAGAGAGCCCCGACCTGACAGGTTCGAGTCCATCCTGTATCCTCACAGTCAAGGATTTGCTCCTGTCCAGTAATGCAGACCTG CAGCAGCAGGGCTCTCCAAGTGTGCAGCGGCCCAGCATCGGGCAGAGCCAGGAATTGGTGCTGACTGAGGATGAGAAGAAGCTGCTTGCCAAGGAGGGCATCACTTTGCCCACACAGCTGCCCCTCACCAAG TATGAAGAACGAGTGCTTAAGAAGATccgaaggaaaataagaaataagcaaTCAGCACAAGAGAGccggaaaaaaaagaaagaatacatcGATGGGCTGGAGCTCTG CATGTCGAAGTGCACAGCCCAGAACCAGGAGCTTCAGAGGAAGGTCTTACACTTGGAGAAACAAAACTT GTCTCTCATGGAGCAACTAAGGAAACTCCAGGCCCTCATGGTTCAGACGACCAGCAAATCAGCCCAGACCGGCACCTGTATAGCG GTCCTGCTGCTGTCTTTTGCCCTAATCATCTTCCCTTCCATCAGTCCTTTCGCCCCCAACAAAACTGAGGCACCTGGAGACTTTATGCCAGTCAGAG TATTCTCCAGATCACTGAACGCTGATGCTGCCTCCCGGGTGTTCCACGCTCCAGTCCCAGGCAGGGAGGAGCTAGGACCCCGAGCCCCAAGTCGCTGGAGCCGGTATCCCCAGGAACCCAGCAGCCCAAGGCCTCTGTCTGATGCTGCCACGCCAGGCAATGGGACGCCGGCCCAGACACCAGAGCCTACGTCAGTGGCCCTCTTGGACAGGATGGAGCCCAGCCACACTAAGGCTGCAGGATTGTTAGAGGCCGAGGAGGAGCTCTGA
- the CREB3L3 gene encoding cyclic AMP-responsive element-binding protein 3-like protein 3 isoform X3: MPGGSGNCDPKFPPVWGKEEENFPEHPLLNGDLASEKQTQLAPESDKFLSSILGGGDSISSSPIWSPAASDSGISEDLPSEPQDSPQCFQAGTSPDGQQKASLPSYCHGGPCPGSIGPEGPRAQQLESSVSIDLEMWNPDGIFQESPDLTGSSPSCILTVKDLLLSSNADLQQQGSPSVQRPSIGQSQELVLTEDEKKLLAKEGITLPTQLPLTKYEERVLKKIRRKIRNKQSAQESRKKKKEYIDGLELCMSKCTAQNQELQRKVLHLEKQNLSLMEQLRKLQALMVQTTSKSAQTGTCIAVLLLSFALIIFPSISPFAPNKTEAPGDFMPVRVFSRSLNADAASRVFHAPVPGREELGPRAPSRWSRYPQEPSSPRPLSDAATPGNGTPAQTPEPTSVALLDRMEPSHTKAAGLLEAEEEL; the protein is encoded by the exons ATGCCTGGTGGTTCGGGGAATTGTGATCCAAAATTTCCCCCAgtgtggggaaaggaagaagaaaactttcCTGAACATCCCCTGCTGAATGGGGATTTAGCCTCAGAAAAG CAAACCCAGTTGGCTCCAGAATCAGACAAGTTCCTTAGCTCCATCTTAGGAGGTGGGGACTCTATCTCCAGCTCACCGATCTGGTCACCAGCTGCTAGTGACAGTGGGATCTCTGAAGATCTGCCCTCCGAGCCTCAGGACAGTCCACAGTGTTTTCAGGCTGGAACCAGCCCTGATGGCCAACAAAAGGCTTCTCTGCCCTCCTATTGTCATGGTGGCCCCTGCCCTGGCTCCATTGGACCTGAAGGGCCAAGAGCCCAACAGCTAGAGTCATCTGTGTCCATAGATCTGG AAATGTGGAACCCAGACGGCATCTTCCAAGAGAGCCCCGACCTGACAGGTTCGAGTCCATCCTGTATCCTCACAGTCAAGGATTTGCTCCTGTCCAGTAATGCAGACCTG CAGCAGCAGGGCTCTCCAAGTGTGCAGCGGCCCAGCATCGGGCAGAGCCAGGAATTGGTGCTGACTGAGGATGAGAAGAAGCTGCTTGCCAAGGAGGGCATCACTTTGCCCACACAGCTGCCCCTCACCAAG TATGAAGAACGAGTGCTTAAGAAGATccgaaggaaaataagaaataagcaaTCAGCACAAGAGAGccggaaaaaaaagaaagaatacatcGATGGGCTGGAGCTCTG CATGTCGAAGTGCACAGCCCAGAACCAGGAGCTTCAGAGGAAGGTCTTACACTTGGAGAAACAAAACTT GTCTCTCATGGAGCAACTAAGGAAACTCCAGGCCCTCATGGTTCAGACGACCAGCAAATCAGCCCAGACCGGCACCTGTATAGCG GTCCTGCTGCTGTCTTTTGCCCTAATCATCTTCCCTTCCATCAGTCCTTTCGCCCCCAACAAAACTGAGGCACCTGGAGACTTTATGCCAGTCAGAG TATTCTCCAGATCACTGAACGCTGATGCTGCCTCCCGGGTGTTCCACGCTCCAGTCCCAGGCAGGGAGGAGCTAGGACCCCGAGCCCCAAGTCGCTGGAGCCGGTATCCCCAGGAACCCAGCAGCCCAAGGCCTCTGTCTGATGCTGCCACGCCAGGCAATGGGACGCCGGCCCAGACACCAGAGCCTACGTCAGTGGCCCTCTTGGACAGGATGGAGCCCAGCCACACTAAGGCTGCAGGATTGTTAGAGGCCGAGGAGGAGCTCTGA